CACGCGCTGCACGTTCTCGATGGAAATGGTGATCTCGCCGGCGTGGACCGCCCTGCCCGAATTCAGGGCGCGGGCCACCTGATTCAGATTGACGCCGATCATGCGCATGTCCTCGCGCAGCACGGCCAGGATAGCGCGATCGTCATCCGTTAGCATTGGCTGCACGCCAGCGCCTTCAAGCAGAAGGGAGCGGAAGAACGCCGATACGGTCATGCCTGCGGCGTCGGCCGCGCCCTCGATCGCCGCGTGTTCGTCGTCGGTGACGCGAACATGGACGGTCCGCCCTTTTCGCTCGGGCCTCAATCGCGGTTTCAGGGCCGGCTCTGCCATGCCTTTACCTGCTATTCCGTCGCGCTCAGCGCGTATCGGCGGCCGGTCCGCCGATGGCATCAAAAATGTAGCACATTTTTGCGTATCCTGCCAATATACGGGCATAGAAAGTCGGGCTGGCAACCCATGCCCGTCCGTATGGAAGAGCTGGGGTGTGCCCCTGCTCCATATCGAGGGTGAACGCTCACCAGGGTTCACCCTCTCCGGCCGCGCTTTGGCCTTTGTGCGCCAGCGGTGCTCGCCCGCAAGGGCCGCTCCGCTTTACCCCTTGCCGGCTTGCGCGCCGCCGACGCAGACGCCCTTTGCGCGGCTCCGGGGTTCACCAGATCGAGCCGCCAGCCTGACGGAAAGAC
The window above is part of the Mesorhizobium sp. genome. Proteins encoded here:
- the mobC gene encoding plasmid mobilization relaxosome protein MobC; amino-acid sequence: MAEPALKPRLRPERKGRTVHVRVTDDEHAAIEGAADAAGMTVSAFFRSLLLEGAGVQPMLTDDDRAILAVLREDMRMIGVNLNQVARALNSGRAVHAGEITISIENVQRVQAAVMSELRQFARRQGQRRRGAG